atcaaaaattatagatacgttggagacgtatcacacctctccggtcaataaccaatagcggacctAGAtgtccatattgattcctacatattccacgaagatcttttatcggttgaacctttatgacaacatacataattccctttgtctgtcggtatattacttgcctgagattcgatcgtcggtatctctatacctagttcaatctcgttaccggcaagtctctttactcattctgtaatacatcacctcatgactaactccttagtcatttgcttgcaagcttatgatgtgtattactgagagggcccagaggtacctctccgatactcagagtgacaaatcctaatctcgatctatgccaactcaacaaacaccttcggagatacctgtagagcatctttatgatcacccagttacgttgtgacgtttgatagcacacaaggtattcctccggtattcgggggttgcataatatcatagtcggaggaatatgtatttgacatgaaaaaagcaataacaataaactgaacaatcattatgctaagctaacagatgagtcttgtccatcacatcattctcctaatgatgtgatcccgctattaaatgacaacacatgtctatggttaggaaaccttaaccatcttgatcaacgagctagtctagtagaggcttactagggacacggtatttgtttatgtgttcacacatgtatttatgtttccgatcaatacaattatagtatgaataataaacctttatcatgaataaggaaatataaaataacaactttattattacctctagggcatatttccttcaatgcaagcgacatgtaattgctttactttatcactatgcgttagcaatagttgtagaagcaatagttggcgagacgaccccaaCACaactatggagatcaaggtgtcggccggtggtgatggagatcatgacgatgctttggagatggagatcaaaagcaaaagatgatgatggacatgtcatgtcacatgttttgattgcatgtgatgggtatcctttatgcatcttattttgcttagaacgacggcaacattataagatgatcactttacttaatttcaagataaaggggttctccctgagtatgcactgttgccaaagttcgtcgtttagaagcaccacatgatgatcaggtgtgatagactctatgttcacatacaacgggtgtaagacagttttgtacatgcagaatacttgggttaaacttgacgagcctagcatgtacagacatggtctcagacaactggagaccgaaaggtcaaacgtgagtcatatagtagatatgatcaagatagagatgttcaccattgattactaccccatctcacgtgatgatcagacatgggttagttgatttggatcatgtatcacttagataacttgagggatgctaATTTAAGTGAgaattcattagtaatttgattaattgaacttaaatttatcacgaacttagtcttaatagtttttgcatatctatgttgtagatcaatagctcgcgatttaGCTCCCTTATTTTTTGATAcgctcctagagaaaactaagtcgaaagatgatagtagtaatgatgtggactgggtccatgacctgaggattatcctcattgctgcacagaagaattatgtcctttatgcaccgctaTGTGACAGACATATTATAGGAgtggatgtagacgttatgaatgtttggcaagctcgatatgatgactactttatagtttagtacgccatgatttatggcttagaattgggacttcgaagacgttttgaacgccatggaacatatgagatgctccaagagctgaaattgttatttcaggctcatgcccgtgttgagaggtatgagacctctgacaagtactttgcctacacgatggaggagaatagctcagccagtgggcatgtgctcagaatgtttgggtactacaatcgcttgaatcaagtgggagttaatcttctagataagatagtgattgacagagttctctagtcactatcaccaagctactagaacttcgtgatgaactataatatgcaagggatgaagaaaactattcctgagctcttcgcgatgctcaaatcagcgaaggtagaaatcaagaaagagcatcaagtgttgatggttaacaagaccactagtttcaagaaaagggcaagggaaagaaaaggaacttcaagaagaatggcaaacaagttgccattcatgtgaagaagcccaaaagctggacctaagcatgaaactaagtgcttctacttcaaagggaatggtcacttgaagcggaactgccctagatacttggcagataagaaggatggcaaagtgaacataggtatatttgatatacatgttattgatgtgtactttactagtgctcgtagcaacccctgggtatttgataccggttaagttgctaagattagtaaatcAAAAAAGGAGTTGCGGAATAAAAAGAGACTAGTTAAGTGCgaggtgatgatatgtgttggaagtgattccaaggttgatgtgatcaccatcgcacacttcctctaccttcgggattagtgttgaacctaaataaatgttatttggtgtttgcgttgagcattaatatgactagatcatgtttattgcaacggttattcatttaagtcagagaataattgttgttctacttACATGaaaaaaaccttctatggtcatacacccaatgtgaatggtttattgaatctcgatcgtagtgatacacatattcataatattgatgccaaaagatgcaaaatcgataatgatagtgcaacatacttgtggcactatcgtttaggtcatattggtgcaaagcgcatgaagaaactccatgcggatggacttttggaatcacttgattatgaatcatttgatacttgcgtaccatacctcatgggtaagatgactaaaaactttgttctccggaacaatggagtgagccaatgacttcacagatgatttgagtaggtatgggtaattgggtatatctacttgatgaaacacaagtctgaaacatttgaaaagtttaaagaattttagagtgaagtggagaatcattgtaacaagaaaataaagtttctacaatatgatcaTGGAGGTAAATAttagagttacgagtttggccttcatttaaaacaatgtggaattgtttcgcaactcacgccacctggaacaccacagtataatggtgtgtccgaacgtcgtaaccgtactttattggatatggtgtgttctatgatgtctcttaccgatttaccactatcgttttggggttatgtagacagccgcattcacgttaaatagggcaccgtctaaatccgttgagacgacatcatatgaactgtggtttggcaagaaacctaagctgtcgtttattaaagtttggggttgcgacacttatgtcaaaaggcttcagcctgataagctcgaacccaaatcggagaagtgcatcttcataggatatcctaaggaaacaattgggtacaccttctaccatagatctgaaggcaagatctttgttgccaagaatggatcctttctagagaaggagtttctctcgaaagaagtgagtgggaggaaagtagaacttgatgaggtaattgtaccttctcttgaattggagagtagcacatcacagaaaatagttcccgtgatgcctacaccaactagagaggaagcaaatgataatgatcatgaaacttcagatcaagttactactgaacctcgtaggtcgagcAGAGTAcgatctgcactagagtggtacggtaatcctgtcttggaagtcatgttagtagaccaaggtgaacctatgaactatgaagaagctatgatgagcccagattccgacagatgtcttgaggctgtgaaatttgagataggatccatgtatgagaacaaagtgtggactttggtggactttcccgatgatcggcaaaccattgtgaataaatggatcttcaataagaagacaaacgttgatggtaatgtcaccatctacaaagcttgacatgtcgcaaaaggtttttgacaagttcaaggggttgactatgatgagaccttctcacccatggtGATGCTTAAGttagtccaaatcatgttagcaattaccgcattttataattatgaaatttggcaaatggatgccaaaactgcattcattaatggatttcttcaagaagagttgtatatgatgcaaccagaaggttttgtcaatcctaaagatgcgaacaaagtgtgcaagctccaacgatccatctacggactggtgcaagcatctcggagttgggttATACGCTTTGCTGAagtgatcaaagaatatggttttatacagacttatggtgaagccggtatttacaagaaaagtgagtgggagctctgtagcatttctaatattatatgtggatgacatattgctgattggaaatgatatagaatttctggatagcataaaaggatacttgaataagaatttttcagtgaaagacctcggtggagctgcttacatattaggcatcaagatctatagagatagatcaagacgcttgataagattttcaatcagtacatactttgacaagattttgaaggagttcaaaatggatcagtcaaaaaggagttctagcctgtattgtaaggtgtgaagttgagtaagactcaaagcccgaccaagacagaagatagagagagaatgaaagtcattccctatgcctcagccataggttctataaagtatgccatgttgtgtaccagactattgtgtaccttgccatgagtttggcaaaggggtacaatagtgatccaggagtagatcattagacagcggtcaaaattatccttagaggactaaggagatatttctcggttaagGAAGTGATaatgagttcgtcgtaaagagttacatcgatgcaagctttgacatcgattcagatgactataagtctcaatctggatacatattgaaagtgggagcaattagctaaagtagctccatgtagagcattgtagacatagaaatttgcaaaatatatatggatctgaatgtgacagacccgttgactaaatttctctcacaagcaaaacataatcacaccttaatactctttgggtgttaatcacatggcgatgtgtactagattattgactctagtaaactctttgggtgttagtcacatggtgatgtgaactatgggtgttaatcacatggcaatgtgaactagattattgactctagtaaactctttgggtgttagtcacatggtgatgtgaactaagggtgttaatcacatgacgatgtgaactagattattgactctagtgcaagtgggatactgaaggaaatatgccctagaggcaataataaagttgttattttatatttccttattcatgataaaggtttattattcatgctagaattgtattgattggaaacttaaatacatgtgtgaatacataaacaaatactgtgtccctagtgagcctctagtagactagctcgttgatcaaatatggttaaggtttcctaaccatagacatgtgttgtcatttgataatgggatcacatcattaggagaatgatgtgatggacaagacccatccattagcttagcatattgatcattcagtttattgctattgctttcttcatgtcaaatacacactcctccgactatgagattatgcaactcccgaataccagaggaataccttgtgtgctatcaaacgtcacaatgtaatagggtcatcataaagatgctctacaggtatctccgaaggtgtttgttgagttggcatagatcgagattaggatttgtcactccgagtattggagaggtatctttgggccctcttggtaatacacatcataagcttgcaagcaaatgactaaggagttagtcacgaggtgatgtattacagaatgattaaagagacttgccgctaacgagattgaactaggtatgaagataccgacgatcgaatctcgggcaagtaacataccggaggacatagggaattacatatgttgtcataacggttcgactgataaagatcttcgtagaaaatgtaggagctaatatgggcatccaggttccgctattgattattgaccgaagaggtgtctcggtcatgtctacattgttcttgaacccatagggtccgcacgcttaacgttcgctgatgatataatattatatgagttatataagttggtgaccgaatgttgttcgtagtcctggatgagatcacgaacatgacgaggagtctcaaaatagtcgagaggtaaagattgatatatatgacgatagtattcggacaccggaatggttttggagCGCACCGGGTAttcatcggatcaccggaaggggtcccGGGAGGCCCCGGGAggtctatgggcctaatgggctaAGGAGAAGCACACATTAGCCCACAGAGGGGCTGGCATGCCCTCTCCCTGGCCGCTGGCcctagaagaaggaaagggggagcgcCACCTCCTCATGCCTTTCccccttgtgggagaaaaggaaggggggcgccacgtcccccttccttccccttggtgccaaaagaaggaaagggggcagcCTAGGGCAAGCTCAAGTTGGATCcagacctacttggggcgccccttggcctctcccctctccctcccacctatatatatatgagggaagggggcgcctagcacaacaTAACatgatcttagccgtgtgcggcgcccccctccaccgtttacatccccggtcatattttcgtagtgcttaggcgaagccctgcggagatagtttcaccatcaccgtcaccacgccatcgtgctgctggaactcatctactacctcgccatgttgctggatcaagaaggtggaggacgtcatcgagctgaacgtgtgctgaacgcggaggtgtcgtacgttcggtacttgatcggttggagcacgaagaagtttgactacatcaaccgcgttgttaaacgtttctgcttacggtctatgggggtacgtatacacactctcccctctcattgctatgcatctccatggatagatcttgcgtgtgtgtagattttttttgttttccatgcaatgtttcccaacatgAGCCACTCAGTGCCGCCCAGGCCGAGGTCTCGGTGTTCTCGGCTGGGCTCCCGAAGAAGCTGGTGTCCTGGAAGAAGAAGGGCATGGATTGGGGGGACCCCGCGGAGGTGAAGGTGCTGCTCCAGAAGATTGAGTTCTGGTCAGACAAgaagaatcttcagctggtggatgtagtcaagtgataacccacaagtataggggatcagttgtagcctctttcgataagtaagagtgtcaaacccaacgagaagctaaaggtagaacaattattccctcaagttttatcgaccaccgatacaactctacgcacgcttaacgttcactttacctagaacaagtatgaaactagaagtactttgtaggtgttgtaggataggtttgcaagacaataaagatcACATAAAtaaaactaggggatgtttagataaagaaacaactaagttagtttagtagagagctttttgtcacgagaaattgtcacgagaaagttatttgtccctagtcaatcaataactagaccggtagtcgttattgcaattttatatgagggagagacataaactaacatactttctcttattggatcatatgcatttatgattgaaactctagcaaacatccgtaactactaaagattattaaggtaaaacccaaccatagcattaaagtatcaagtccactttattcccatatgcaataacccacttatccgtgtttaggcTGCTATCACCCccgcaacgcagacaataagcaaaccatgaacatattgcaacaccctatagcggggatccctcatgcttgcgcaacacggggagcaccataggacaacaccaataataaaagatgcaactcaaaccaatcacgatcatcaatcaacccataggacaaaacagatctactcaaacatcatatgatagccatacatcattggaaaataatatatagcattgagcgccatgtttaagtagagattacaacggggatAAGAGGTGTTACAacgttgcatagagggggagagagttggtgatgacggcggcgaagttgttggtgtagatcgtcgtcacgatgatggcctcggcggcgttccgacgccaccggataAGAGCTGTTACAAGCCCGAGGACGTGGTACCCATCAACCACTTCTTTCGCTCAACCTCGCCCGGGATGTGGGCGCTGCTGTTCAAGCCGTCCGAGGACGGTTTTCCTCCTGAAGGGAGCGACTGCGGCTTCAAAGCCGGCCATGACGCCCCCGAGGTAATTCTAAGCACATAATTTCACTTTCCGTGCTTTTTTGAGCCTCATAAATTTCGGCTGACCAGTTGGTTTATGCATTATGCAGAAGTGGATCTCCAAAGCGCAACAAATTCTATGCCCGACGCCACTGCCCGAGGGGGAGATGACTCCCCTGCTTACGACCCTCTTAACCGAGGAGCCGCACTTGGTCGTCCCCGAGAAGGCGAAGCCTTTGAAGGACAGGGTGGGCCTCCGAACAAGGGAGACCTCAGTCACCCGATCCGAGGAGACCCATGCCTTTTCCACCCACGAGGACGACGTGGAGGAGGACACATGGGAAGGGAATCCTTCCCTTAAGGGGAAGAGGGCGGCGTCCAAGGGCGCCGAGGAAGAAGCGTGACCGAAAGGCCTGAAGAGGTCGCGTAAGAGTAGTCATAAATTGGTGGGCCATCATGTGTTTGACAGTAAATAAGAGAATGTTATACGGACGAAAATATTTGACTAGAGGCTTGAATCCCGTGATTCATGGAAGACAGCGATTTCAGAAGCATAAGAGCTGGCTATCACAGCTGAATTTATAGGCTTCTTTTCATGGCCTAAATTTCGTTTTCCTTTCACGGAGGCCTAAATTTGGTTAAATCAAACCATCGTTGACTACAtggcaataataataataatttgctATTTTAGACACACTATTTTGGCTGGAAATTTGTTTTTTTGAAAAGCAGTCAAAGGGGACTTTTCTTTTTTGGATTTTTTCACCAGTACAATGAAACGTCAAGTTTAATTTGAAAATATTTtcaaatttttattttttttctcatctaAAATGTATATACACCCGTAGATCAAAAATCCCCTCGCAAATTAGTAGTGGTAGAGTCACTTCGGTCGGAATgccaaaaaaaaaagaaagaaaaaaaaagagtcacTTCGGTCGGTGAAGCCGCGGACAAGCGGACCCGGACCCGAACTATGGCCGAGAAGCTGATGGAGCCTCCGTTTTAACTTTCGACCCCATCAGGCTGGCATCTGTCCCGACGAGCAGCCGCCCCCAGGTCTAGGGTTCCCCCTTTCCTCTTCTCCACGCGAATCAGGTAGGTGGCGCTCTTGATCCCTCGTCCTCCCCCACAATCCCCAGCACGCACGCGCGCACGAACTAATCCGGATCTCTCTGCTAACCCTCTGATCTACTCGGCCGCGTCGCAGCTAGATACTAGCACCAGCatcgatggcggcggcagcgccgGTGGACGcgaaggcggaggccgccaagatGGACCTCCTCGAGGACGACGACGAGTTCGAGGAGTTCGAGATCGACCAAGGTATGTGCAAGCTCACCCCGCTCCCCCCCTCTCGCGGCAGCACTGTTGCTGTATCTAGGCAAACACGGTCGGTTCGACATAGCTTGTTGGCGTCGTGATGTCGATTTGGTCGATTAGGTTTGGGTTGATCCGGACAAGGTATGTGCGATGGATATGTCGGTCATCTCAAGCTTACTTTCAAGATCGGTTTTAGGAGAGATTCGCCTCAAATTAAGGGCAAATTGGTTGCAACTGGATTGTTTCCAATGCGGATTTGACCAAGCGTGAGATAGTCATGACCTCAGGCAGTATAACGTGTGCTTTCAGTAGCCATCTGATGTCATTTATAATCTTCATTCACTACTGCTTCCTGAATAATTAGCTTCGTGGAATAGGTTATTTTCGATATTGTTTGTACATGTTTATCAGTAGTTGTTACTACTTTCCTCTTAGTTAAGCATAGAACAGATGGTCTGATCTTGGTGTATTTATCTTCATGATTGTTTCTTCTAGATTAAATATCAGGCACACACAACCAGGTGTTGCACATCTTCTCCCTTGGGAACATTGATCTTCAATCCCTGTTTCTTTAGTGTTGACATGACTGCCTAAAACTGCACAATTGGAATGATCAGTCCATGTAGATTGGAAGGGTGGTAGAAAATAAACCCATTGTTGTTTGACTGTTTCATCAATTAGCATATTGCTATGTGCTGTATTGAGTGTTCGAGAGGCTAAGTGTTGGTCTGATAAGTTAccttgccatgtcaatgtccagaAATAGCATTTGCAGACATGCTATCCATGTAGATGGACAATGCGAAACTACATGATACCATGAAATGTGTCAACATACATATCTGCAAACTGTATGATCTATCTAAACCTTTGTCCTTTTTCTCCTTTGCTGTCCGTGGTCATTCTTGCGCTGGTGCACAACTTGTTTGTGCCTGGCCCTATGCTGGCCTCATAGGGTCTAGAAGCATGTATAAGGCACAAATAACAGTTCAATGGCAATTTTCTTTTTTAAATGGGAAGAAGACATTTGGAGGAGGTAGTGCTTTAAGGTTTTCTTGGATCCTAACAAGAGGAAGTCTTCTAGCTTGTGGTGGGACAGTACTCTTTCTACTTTACGTCTTTTTTCAAAACTTGATTTGAATCCAGAGGGTTAGATACAGGGTGATAACTGCTTTTGTCATTGTAATGAGATTTAGGTTTGGTTATATATCAAAACCTATTTTGTAAGTTGTGGCTATACCTGATTCTTTGACGAAGTTAAAGGTTTCTAGTTCTACAAGTGGACGATAAGTCCACGATTGCCAATTGGTGGGAGCTAGCTGCCGGCTCGATCTGACTGGCAGTTGACTAGTAATTCCAAGTAGCCTAATTTGGTGGTCTCTGGCCCACTATCATGGGTTTGGGAAGTGGGGGAGTAAGTTGGTCTCCTGAGTCAAGTTAAAGTTGGATTTTTAGTGCAGCAGGTTAAATCGTAGAAAGAAGAGCGCGTGAGAGGTGGAAAACGTTAGTCCTGTCTCCCGGAGATTTATGTCAGCTATCTATTTTTGTGCTACCATAGAAGTATGCTTTAGTGCCCACTAAAAGTTGCATGAAACATGCATTATAAACTTAAACCTGCTGCCTGCCTACTGAAATCCTCCGAGACTAGTAGGCCTGGCCACTGGTGGCAACTAACCGGCTTATTGAAAACAATGTCCTTCATGTGTATGGATGAATTCTTAATTCTTATGTGTGACCTATGACTGctgcatgtcaagtacgtttgtcCTGCAGCAAGTAAAATCATATTACAGTGGGTTATATCATGAGCTATATGATTAGGGTCTTCTTCGTTTCTTTTCTTGCTTTTGCTGAATGTATACACTTATGTTGCATTATTATGGTGTTCAGTAACTGAACTGGTAAATTTTGCTAGGACACAGTATGATAGTCTGTGTTGCTAATTCGGCTTTCCATTTGCATAGCTTTTATAGGTAGTTATGATAGCTACTTTCTGAAGCTTCGCCCCTCAGTTCAGTTTGCTTGCGATATGACTACTGTGTGAATGTATGTTCTGCTTCCTGGTTGCAGATGGTCTTGCGTGTAGCATTTCTTTTTACTCTGGTCTGTGGAGACGTATATACTTTTGTCGTCATAATCTCTTGAAGTAATTTTGTATGTAAGATGATTGTGCTGATTCTTCTATGGTGATGAAATTGTGCGTCTCGTTAACCCCATTTTTCTTGTATTTTACAGAATGGGATGACAAGGAAGATGGCAACGAAGCTGTCCAGCAATGGGAGGATGACTGGGATGATGACGACGTGAACGATGATTTCTCACTGCAGCTGAGGAAAGAGCTGGAGGGAGGCAACACTCAGAAGAGCTGAACTACTTCCCCATCCATATCAAAGCTGTAGTACACTTTATCTTCGATCAGGCACTGTGTGGCCATTGCTCTCTGAACCTGTGATACTTCCCTAGCAATATCAAGCTCTGATACTTATCTTCGTTTCAGCACTGTGTATCAGACTTTGTACCTTACTGCATGTAGTTATCGGCTGCGAGCAGCATAACTTGCCGAACAATGATAGTTCCCAGAGAGTATCGCAATTACCCAAAAGTTTGTGGACATGCAGGAATTCCCGTATGGTCTGCTCCCGGCACGGCGGTACGATTATCTCTTCTTCTTTCGTCAGACGTATTTTTCTTTTAGAAAAAACTTTCATCGCGCCGCCATGGATGAGCTATGCGCCCGGCCTCAAAGTACCGCTCGACGCACTTGCCTGGTGCTGCCCTCCCCGCCGGTCGCCGTTCACCATCGTTGCCGCCGGTGCTCGTCCTTGTCATGGTGGAAGCAAAAAATATAGTTGGATCCAACAAAAACAGAACATGGTGAAAGCAAAAATAGGAGCGGCTCGCTGCAGTCAGAGTGCCTAGGAACAAAAATCAGAAGCAGCAAAAATCTTCGCCACgggtcaaagtccagtggtcggTTGAAGCAAAATAAAAAACGCTTCCAGCAAAGACGACACGAGCATTTGAGAGCTCTGCAATTGTTGAAGCACAAAATTAtttcggttccagcaaaaaaacacATTGTTttagcaaaaacaaaaaaattggtttGGCAAAAAGAAAACGCATCCGCACAAATGGCCACCCTCTTGCAGCTCCCCCAGTAGCCGGTTGCAGCTCCCGACATCGAACGGCATTGGATGTAGCACTCTTCACCGCTGGATGTAGCTTCCTCCGGCGAGGCATCGACCTTGTAGCACATACACCAGCTAGTTGCAGCAAAACGGGGCACCGGTTCCAGCAAACAACGAATATGTTCATCAAAATCAAATGGGGATGGTAGCAAAAAACGAAAGGAGCTGTAGCAAAACAAAAAGGTGGATCCAGCAAAAAAAATCCTGGTTCCAGCACGAACTCGCCGCCACCGTGGCCGGTTGCAGCTTAGCCATGGCGACGGGCGCACCCTGGCTGCGGCGGCCTTGGAGAGGGCGTGCATCTAGCTGCTGGCGGAGGCAGACAAGGCGACGAGTGCGCCCCGTGGCTGCGAGCGGCCATGGAGAAGGGTGCATCCCGCGTCGGCGATCCACATACGAATCAGAAGAGGCGCATCGATTTGCCGACAGCCATGGCGATGAGCTCACCTCCTGAGTGCGGGTGGATGGGGAAGAAGACACGGGCGGCTGGATAAGAATACGGATGggcactgatgaagctatgtacctagggtagggtcatggacctgtccaaactgacctacccaaggacatctccagaagaaatcatctttcaatcgacttgaaggtgtctcactcgacagacttgaagataccaagaagcaatcactcgaccaagaccaagccactcgaTGGTCAGGTGGCCTAAAGGcgctccgcatgctaacgg
The Triticum dicoccoides isolate Atlit2015 ecotype Zavitan chromosome 3A, WEW_v2.0, whole genome shotgun sequence genome window above contains:
- the LOC119267973 gene encoding protein DELETION OF SUV3 SUPPRESSOR 1(I)-like, whose protein sequence is MAAAAPVDAKAEAAKMDLLEDDDEFEEFEIDQEWDDKEDGNEAVQQWEDDWDDDDVNDDFSLQLRKELEGGNTQKS